DNA from Archaeoglobus veneficus SNP6:
TCCCTCAAACATTGCTAAGATCGTGAACTTGGGTGTCACATCAGTGAGGTACTGGGTTTGTTTTGCACCACCGAAAATATAGCGAAGTGCCTTAATCGTATCACTTGCCCTTTTCTTTCTAACTTCTTTTGGCATTATCAATTCTTTTTCGTTAATTTCAGTTCCAATTTCTTCTGCTTTTGACATAATTGCTTCGTATTCACTCTTTACTTCACTCAGATTCTTCGGGATTTCATCTACTCTTAACAGGTTTTTGAAACCGGCTTTGTCGATTATAGTATATCTTCCAACAGCGTCGAGATCCAAGGAAAAAGCCCCCTTTAAAACTGTAGAATAAAATTCCTGCGAGTAGGGAACAGGATCTCCCTCATGCCTTGAAGCGTATCCCTCATCTTGTGTAACTGAACTTCTATCCGGAAGTAAAGAGACCAATGGGGTGTTCTTCAGCGGAGATATCCTTGTAACGGTAATGTTCACGTTTCCTTTCTTGAATGCTCTCATGTATCCGAAAACGTCGTCGTCAGGATATTCTATTGGATTTGCAGCAGTAAAAACCTGCTTCTCCTCTCTAAACATCGGTGAGAGATTCCAATTGAAGCGTTCTGAGAGAGTCTTCCTCCACCAGTAGCGCCATGCCTGCGGTGAAACGTAGGGGTAGGACAGACCACCTTTTCTCAGTTTCTTAACTCTAGTCACCGTCCTTTCTGGAAGACTCTCATCTATACCAAGCATGTTCAAAGCCGAATGCGGTGCATCAACCAAAATCATACCAACAGCAAACCTCATTCTTCTCCACCTCCGTAGATTGCATACTCACTTTCTTCAACCCTCATTTCTTCGATTTTTTTAGATTCGACCGATTTCATCAACCTGTCGTGGAGCTTCTCATAAATGCGGAACAGCAACAGATTCTTGACAGTCCTCCAGGAAATGTTTATATCCTCTCCATAAGCTGTGAGAATTCTTGCAAACTCGTCGAATGTCATCAAAGGTCTCTCTATACCGAGATTCTGCCGAAGCTTCTCCACACGGATAAAGAATGCCTCAAACTGGTAAAGCTTTTCAGCACGCTCCAAGCTCCTTACTTCATCATCAAGCTTGTGCTCTGGAAGCTTCCCGATGGTTTCGACTATTCTGTCCCCAATATCTTTTATGAAATCCAAAACTTTCTCATCCAAACCCAACACCTCCGAGCAGTAAAAAGCCAAAAGACTCCAAACAGTATTTGTTTGTCTTGAAGTTCTGTTAATAAAATAAGGAAGAATGCTCTCATTGTTTAAGAGACGAGAGTAAACTTCATTTCGATTTGAACGTTCGAATTTTTCAAATTCTTCATCGCTTGGTTGTCTTCCCCATCCCATTGAAACAATATGCTTCCATCCTTTTTCATCTACAAGATTGGCGTAGGCCACAAATCTTAACACAGGAGTTGGAACATAGATCACATCTAATATTTGGCTTTGATTGTTGCATATAAAATAGTATAAGGAAACTGAAGAGTTTTC
Protein-coding regions in this window:
- the cas7i gene encoding type I-B CRISPR-associated protein Cas7/Cst2/DevR, which gives rise to MRFAVGMILVDAPHSALNMLGIDESLPERTVTRVKKLRKGGLSYPYVSPQAWRYWWRKTLSERFNWNLSPMFREEKQVFTAANPIEYPDDDVFGYMRAFKKGNVNITVTRISPLKNTPLVSLLPDRSSVTQDEGYASRHEGDPVPYSQEFYSTVLKGAFSLDLDAVGRYTIIDKAGFKNLLRVDEIPKNLSEVKSEYEAIMSKAEEIGTEINEKELIMPKEVRKKRASDTIKALRYIFGGAKQTQYLTDVTPKFTILAMFEGGINPFISEIIYEDRGEIKFDSEALISRILEFKDLLNPKKLFIGKDKGFMREWEDELKKVKNSLNEKGIEVVVTTVGDAIEKFAEEIEAYYG